In Duganella zoogloeoides, a single genomic region encodes these proteins:
- the rplD gene encoding 50S ribosomal protein L4, with amino-acid sequence MELKLLNAQGQAASNVAAADSVFGRDYNEALIHQIVVAYQANARSGNRKQKDREEVHHTTKKPWRQKGTGRARAGMSSSPLWRGGGRIFPNSPDENFTHKVNKKMYRAGICSILSQLAREERLVVVEDFAIEAPKTKLLSQKLNGMGLESVLIITDVANENLELASRNLPNVLVVEPRHADPMSLVFYKKIVVTKAALAKIEEMLA; translated from the coding sequence ATGGAACTCAAGCTCTTGAATGCTCAAGGTCAAGCCGCCTCTAATGTTGCTGCCGCCGACTCCGTATTCGGTCGCGACTACAACGAAGCCCTGATCCACCAGATCGTCGTTGCTTACCAAGCCAATGCTCGCAGCGGCAACCGTAAACAAAAAGACCGTGAAGAAGTCCACCACACGACCAAGAAGCCATGGCGCCAAAAAGGTACCGGCCGTGCTCGTGCTGGTATGTCGTCGTCGCCACTGTGGCGCGGCGGTGGTCGCATCTTCCCGAACTCGCCTGACGAGAACTTCACCCACAAAGTGAACAAGAAGATGTATCGCGCAGGTATCTGCTCGATCCTGTCCCAGCTGGCTCGTGAAGAGCGCCTGGTTGTTGTTGAAGACTTCGCTATCGAAGCTCCAAAAACCAAGCTGCTGTCGCAAAAGCTGAACGGTATGGGCCTGGAGTCCGTGCTGATCATCACCGACGTCGCCAACGAAAACCTGGAACTGGCATCGCGTAACCTGCCTAACGTACTGGTTGTTGAACCACGTCACGCAGATCCGATGTCCCTGGTGTTCTACAAGAAGATCGTGGTCACCAAAGCTGCATTGGCCAAGATTGAGGAGATGCTGGCATGA
- the rplC gene encoding 50S ribosomal protein L3, translating into MSLGLLGRKVGMMRIFTDDGDSIPVTVVDVSNNRVAQIKTPETDGYTAVQVAFGQRRASRVTKAVAGHHAKAGVEAGTLLKEFRIDAAKAAELKAGEVIAASLFEVGQKIDVQGVSIGKGYAGTIKRHNFASGRATHGNSRSHNVPGSIGMAQDPGRVFPGKRMTGHMGDVTCTVQNLEIARIDADRQLLLVKGAIPGAKNGQVVVSPAVKVKAKKGA; encoded by the coding sequence ATGAGCCTTGGCCTCCTCGGTCGCAAGGTTGGTATGATGCGCATCTTCACCGATGACGGGGATTCGATCCCAGTCACCGTTGTCGACGTATCGAACAACCGTGTTGCACAAATCAAAACTCCTGAAACTGATGGTTACACCGCAGTTCAGGTCGCATTCGGTCAACGTCGCGCTTCCCGCGTAACGAAAGCTGTTGCTGGTCACCACGCTAAAGCCGGTGTTGAAGCTGGTACTCTGCTGAAAGAGTTCCGCATCGACGCAGCCAAAGCTGCAGAACTGAAAGCTGGCGAAGTGATCGCTGCTTCCCTGTTCGAAGTCGGTCAAAAAATCGACGTTCAAGGTGTTTCGATTGGTAAAGGCTACGCCGGTACCATCAAGCGTCACAACTTCGCTTCGGGCCGCGCTACCCACGGTAACTCGCGTTCGCACAACGTACCAGGCTCGATCGGTATGGCGCAGGATCCAGGTCGTGTATTCCCTGGTAAGCGCATGACCGGTCACATGGGTGACGTTACCTGCACCGTGCAGAACCTCGAAATCGCTCGTATCGACGCCGACCGTCAGCTGCTGCTGGTCAAAGGTGCGATTCCTGGCGCCAAAAACGGCCAGGTCGTGGTATCGCCTGCTGTCAAAGTTAAAGCAAAGAAGGGAGCTTAA
- a CDS encoding PEP-CTERM domain protein, with product MKTVLPAVLLTLAALTTTLAAPSAQAGADGASRIENVALGVIDLTPGDGSGPSYTLNYGDSRLLTYSNTLNNGGNYTQLSVYPAPFSAGQAVLPASAGPGTAVAGTTGAVGNVAATAAAAMSLGIGNYVGAEGYQQVGLTLAPHTLLTVGGDLLTQARRTMEAGENYAVFSWASIDITDAEGTTSTTLNRESALRWDDPYATEAARQERFLLAFANPGDYELFVTLSFLAYTDITVNPVNAGGGVAPVPEPETWATLLAGLLLTGSLARRHPLRGQCRHSDTASSLNSPARV from the coding sequence ATGAAAACCGTGCTACCCGCAGTGCTGCTGACCCTGGCCGCACTGACCACCACCCTCGCCGCGCCGTCGGCCCAGGCCGGCGCCGACGGCGCCTCGCGCATCGAGAATGTCGCCCTCGGCGTGATCGACCTCACGCCCGGGGACGGCAGTGGCCCCAGCTATACGCTCAACTATGGCGACAGCCGCCTGCTGACTTATTCCAACACGCTCAACAACGGCGGCAATTACACACAGCTGTCGGTGTACCCGGCGCCCTTCTCTGCCGGCCAGGCCGTGCTGCCCGCCAGCGCAGGTCCCGGCACCGCCGTGGCTGGCACCACCGGCGCCGTGGGCAATGTTGCTGCCACTGCGGCGGCCGCCATGTCGCTGGGGATTGGCAACTACGTGGGCGCCGAGGGCTACCAGCAAGTGGGGCTGACGCTGGCGCCGCACACCTTGCTCACGGTCGGCGGCGATTTATTGACGCAGGCGCGCCGCACCATGGAGGCCGGTGAGAACTACGCGGTATTCAGCTGGGCCTCGATCGACATCACCGACGCCGAGGGCACGACGTCCACCACGCTCAACCGCGAAAGCGCGTTGCGCTGGGACGACCCGTACGCCACCGAGGCCGCGCGCCAGGAACGCTTCCTGCTGGCATTCGCCAATCCCGGCGACTACGAGCTGTTCGTGACCTTGAGCTTCCTCGCCTACACCGACATCACGGTCAACCCCGTCAATGCAGGTGGCGGCGTAGCACCGGTACCGGAGCCCGAAACCTGGGCCACGCTACTGGCCGGATTGCTCCTCACCGGCTCCCTCGCCCGCCGCCACCCACTTCGGGGTCAGTGCCGACATTCGGACACGGCCTCATCGTTGAATAGTCCAGCTCGTGTCTAG
- a CDS encoding DUF817 domain-containing protein, which produces MLNTLNTFDTHLLDGAPRSGLRGMQRFLLEFLYFGIKNARACLFVGLFFSAVFLTPRAGLFGVPRYDVLLVAALAIQAGMVWSRLETWDELKAVCLFHLVGFALEVFKVSGAIASWSYPDFAYTKLWGVPLFSGFMYAAVGSYIIQAWRLFDLRIRHHPPYWMAVLIALLIYANFFTHHYIGDYRWYLAAAALGLYARTMVIYRPLDRDRRMPLLLSFVLIGLFIWLAENISTFWGVWRYPNQLGAWSAVHVSKWSSWSLLVVMTFTIIAHLKHIKASIHVPDA; this is translated from the coding sequence ATGCTCAATACCCTCAACACGTTCGACACCCATTTGCTCGATGGCGCCCCGCGCAGCGGCTTGCGTGGCATGCAGCGCTTCCTGCTCGAGTTCCTGTATTTCGGCATCAAGAACGCCCGTGCCTGCCTGTTCGTGGGGCTGTTCTTCAGCGCCGTGTTTTTGACCCCGCGCGCCGGCCTGTTCGGCGTGCCGCGCTACGACGTGCTGCTCGTTGCCGCGCTGGCCATCCAGGCCGGCATGGTGTGGAGCCGGCTCGAGACCTGGGATGAACTGAAGGCCGTGTGCCTGTTCCACCTGGTGGGGTTTGCACTCGAGGTGTTCAAGGTTTCCGGGGCGATTGCTTCGTGGAGCTACCCCGACTTCGCCTACACCAAGCTGTGGGGCGTGCCGCTGTTCTCGGGCTTTATGTATGCCGCCGTGGGCAGCTACATCATCCAGGCCTGGCGCCTGTTCGACCTGCGCATCCGCCACCATCCGCCGTACTGGATGGCGGTGCTGATCGCGCTCCTCATCTACGCCAACTTCTTTACCCACCATTACATCGGCGACTACCGCTGGTACCTGGCCGCCGCCGCGCTGGGCCTGTATGCCCGCACCATGGTGATCTACCGCCCGCTGGACCGCGACCGCCGCATGCCCCTGCTGCTGTCGTTCGTACTGATCGGCCTATTCATCTGGCTGGCCGAAAACATCAGCACGTTCTGGGGCGTGTGGCGCTATCCCAACCAGCTCGGCGCCTGGAGCGCCGTCCACGTCAGCAAATGGAGCTCATGGTCGCTGCTGGTCGTGATGACCTTCACCATCATCGCCCACCTCAAGCACATCAAGGCCAGCATCCACGTCCCCGACGCTTAA